A genome region from Triticum aestivum cultivar Chinese Spring chromosome 2B, IWGSC CS RefSeq v2.1, whole genome shotgun sequence includes the following:
- the LOC123045850 gene encoding serine/threonine-protein kinase OXI1 — MTAQALAPPPPEPHQLSLADLRAVSVLGRGAKGVVFHVVPEGEGSDGDVAMALKAVSREAARHKKSGGSGGGGAGDGHRRIWFERDVLLALRHPLLPALRGVLATDAVVGFAIDRCGGGDLNSLRRRQTEKMFSDSVIRFYAAELVLALEYLHSIGIVYRDLKPENVLIQDSGHIMLVDFDLSTRLPILPPEQDAPKPAPVPSSPSPNTGKPKKPAMCFRFRSGGATKPAVSADSPSPPSTSRTASSSSTSSTTTTASSTVSGARTPAKSNSFVGTEDYVAPEIIAGSGHDFIVDWWGLGVVLYEMLYGRTPFRGQNRKETFYRVLTKQPELVGEKTPLRNLIARLLEKDPAKRIGARGIKAHPFFHGVDWDRILRVARPPYIPALPQNEDGGEVLDVEKVVHETFAASDVEAAAAAAAGGDEKKPSPETETGGGDDGERRMMDPSKDGDFSVFF; from the exons ATGACGGCGCAggcgctcgcgccgccgccgccggagccgcaccaGCTCAGCCTGGCCGACCTCAGGGCCGTCTCCGTGCTCGGCCGCGGCGCCAAGGGCGTCGTCTTCCACGTCGTGCCCGAGGGCGAGGGCAGCGACGGCGACGTCGCCATGGCGCTCAAGGCGGTGTCGCGGGAGGCCGCGCGGCACAAGAAGAGCGGCgggagcggtggcggcggcgccggggACGGACACCGGAGGATCTGGTTCGAGCGCGACGTGCTCCTGGCCCTGCGCCACCCGCTGCTCCCCGCCCTCCGCGGCGtcctcgccaccgacgccgtcgtcGGCTTCGCCATCGaccgctgcggcggcggcgacctcaactccctccgccgccgccagaccGAGAAGATGTTCTCCGATTCCGTCATACG GTTCTACGCGGCGGAGCTGGTGCTGGCTCTCGAGTACCTGCACAGCATCGGCATCGTCTACCGGGACCTCAAGCCGGAGAACGTCCTGATACAGGACAGCGGCCACATCATGCTCGTCGACTTCGACCTCTCCACGAGACTCCCGATTCTGCCGCCGGAGCAGGACGCCCCCAAACCTGCGCCCGTCCCTAGCTCGCCGTCCCCGAACACCGGGAAGCCCAAGAAGCCGGCCATGTGCTTCCGGTTCCGTTCAGGCGGCGCCACAAAGCCGGCCGTGTCTGCagactcgccgtcgccgccgtccacctcGCGGACAGCCTCCTCGTCCTCCACCTCATCAACGACCACCACGGCCTCCTCCACGGTCTCCGGCGCGCGCACGCCGGCCAAGTCGAACTCGTTCGTGGGCACGGAGGACTACGTGGCGCCGGAGATCATCGCCGGGAGCGGGCACGACTTCATCGTGGACTGGTGGGGCCTGGGCGTGGTCCTCTACGAGATGCTCTACGGGCGCACGCCGTTCCGGGGCCAGAACCGCAAGGAGACCTTCTACCGCGTGCTCACCAAGCAGCCGGAGCTGGTGGGCGAGAAGACGCCGCTGCGCAACCTCATCGCCCGCCTCCTGGAGAAGGACCCGGCGAAGCGCATCGGCGCGCGCGGCATCAAGGCGCACCCCTTCTTCCACGGCGTCGACTGGGACCGCATCCTCCGCGTGGCGCGCCCGCCCTACATCCCGGCCCTGCCCCAGAacgaggacggcggcgaggtgctcgACGTCGAGAAGGTCGTGCACGAGACGTTCGCGGCCAGCGACgtcgaggccgcggcggcggcggcggcggggggcgacGAGAAGAAGCCTTCGCCGGAGACGGAGACGGGCGGGGGCGACGACGGTGAGCGGAGGATGATGGATCCGTCGAAAGACGGCGATTTCTCCGTGTTTTTCTGA